tatgcatccctactttGCACTAAGTTGTATATAGATGATTACAGTGGCCGGGATTTCCAGACCTCTGGTGTGGTCGAGTTTGTGTTCAGAACCCCCACAACGTCCGGTGTGGGCTGATATGACACTGGTAATCAAATTAATGAGTTCAATATAAACAAGTTAAATAGAATGATCAAACATTTATCCAACTTCCACAATTATATCTAAATTTAACAATTACCAACAAattcttaaaatgttttattaatggaGTCAGATAAAACAAAGAggtaatgtatatttatttataagaaaatgtttttaaactaaTCCTGTTTTGTTGTGCAGAGGAAAGACAGTATTGCGGAAGAATCCTTTGCCGTGCCATTGGCTACCGCCGTTGGACATCATTGGTGtattttttttcccaaaattTTACATACCTGACATATTGCTACTGCTTTACTTCTCATTTGAGTGTGTTTTTTTGCCACTccaaatttttgttgaatctgtTTGCACAGTCGATCATACAACTGCTTTTCCCATTTTAGACCCGTTTTTCACGCAATGCTGCTGTCGCTCAGActttttgccactcagtgggaGTAACCGCAGTCGCTTTTGCCGAAGGTGACGTCACGTGCCTCTATTGAGTTTCAATCATAATAGGGGTGTCCAAAGTCAGTCCTGGAgtgccggtgtcctgcagagtttatctaaaacttccctcaacacacctgcctcaaagtatctagtctgcctagtaagaccttgattagctgggtcaggtgtgtttgattagggttggaataaaactctgcagagacaccggccctccaggagcaggattggacacccaaaccaccatcattgtgatcagtgtttgcatttcaacagctcatttgcattttaaaggacacaccccaaaacgacattttttgcttgcacctacaaagtggaaatttttacaagctataataaattatctttatctGTTTGGTAtcttgagctaaaacttcacatatctGGGGACTCCACCTACTTATTCTAcgtctttaaaaaaatcataatatgACCCTTTTAACCCCTGATTAAGTATAAACAGTGTAAAAACGTGAAACTAAGCCCTAttcttgttatttatttatttgcaataATTCTCTCCAACACTAGATGGCGTTTGGGAGCGCTCTCTAATTTAAGCTTGTTTGATATGATAAGGAGAACTGTTCATGGTAAATTGGAAGGATCTATGTTTAAGAATTAATGTTAATTCTCAGTGGATTTAACCGGGCAATCTGAAGTTTGGTTTTCGGCAGTAGCAGTGCATGACACGAGCGCCGCGCGAGGCGGAAATTAACAGGATTCCTAATGGCGCAAATTTTGTGAGGTAAATAActtaaagtaaaagtaaaaaaaaaagtaaaagtgtTGAACGTTGCATAAATGAGTTTGGTTAAAACGTGAGTGTAATAAAATGTAGTAGTTATGAATGTGAAAACGTGACTTTACCTGAATAAGTATGTCCGTGACGTTTTTGGTCAGTGTGGGTTCGGTTTGACCATAAAAAATGGGTTTTACACGGCAATAGGCTACTGTATAGtttgatggacagacagacagatttcaaatttaattaatatttcatattttaaactaGCGGGAGGGGTTAAGTGTTATTTCTATAAATTTGAGAGAATGTAGTTTAGATACGTGAAAAATTGTCCACAGTCTTGTATGTGAGGCAGAAAGTGATCTTGTCATGATTGATTGCCTTAACTTGCCTTCTTCGTggtgtttaaaaaatgttgttagATAATCTTACACAGCTCCAAAAAGAGAAACCATTTTAATTAAGTTGATTATAAATTGAAACAGTGAAAGGCGAAattatacaatataaaaaactattagttttaaattgacactatgaatattaattattaaactGACACTCatgaatattattatatttgcCGTAATTAAGGCAGGTTGTAAAACAATAAGTTGTTAGATACTGAAAGCCATAGTTGAAGTTCTGGACAATGAGTACAACATGTAAAAATCTGTAGGATAAAATTGAAGGACAATTCAAATAATGAATTAAACTTTTACAGTAATCTCattcttttgactaaaattgtGTTACACcaatagactgtaaaaaaggttACACCAATTACAAATCCAGTAAAAgtattttaatttcaatttataaaaaaacacacattatcTTAATAATGCACTTTTTGAAGCCTCAAATAAAAACTTGATGTCATAAATTacacaaatgtacattttgttcacattttactaattttctgtcattcatttatttattcttctcAACACTAGATGGCAGTAAAGCAGCGCTCTCTTATTTGAGCCTATCTGATATGATAAAAAGAACTTCTTATTTCTAATGGCGCACATTTGTGTGgtatatttttgttgttgttgaaaaGGTTAAACGTTGCATTCATGAGTTTTGAAAAGTAAGTACAGTAAAAATTAGTCGTTGTGAATTACTTGACAATTTACAGCGATAAATTGTCCACAGTCTCGTATGTGAGGCAGGAAGTGATGTCATGTGCAATAGATTGGTTGCCTTCTTCATGGTGTTTGAAAAATTTTGTTAGATAATATTTCACAAAAGTATtctcataaataaaaattatttacattttaattgagTAGAAGGGAAAGGCAAAATGATACAATATAAAGAAAAAACTTTATTGGTTTTAAACTGACACacatgaatataaaatatatttgccATAATTAGGGCAGGTTGTAAAACAATAATTTGTTAAATATTAAAAGATGTAAAAATCTGTATGCTATAATTAATGGacacttcaaattatgaattatacTTATTATACCTAAAAGGTTACACCAATTACAAATCCAGTTAAAGTATTTGaatttgaatttatttaaaaaaaacacatgttaTTTAAATTAGAAAATAGAGTTAACTGAAATCCCAAACATTACTCACGTTTTACTTTCTTCTTGAGTAAAATCAGACAGAAATATCTAATTATGTAAACAgtcacaaataaaaacatgaaaattgccaccattaaagtgaaaataacatCTATAGAGTGGTAAGCAATCCAGGACATTCTGAAAGATTGCGATCGTAAATGAGGCGCTCCACCGTTCCTCATGACAAACTCAATCCAGAAGACAGCACGATCAAGAGGTTTCATTGGCTGATCATGGTGAAGTCTGGACAGTCTCTGCATGCTTTCTCTGTAAGATGAATTAAACAAGACCTCCTTTAATGCATCTAAAAATACTGTTCTGTCAACAGTTGAAATATCTACAACTTTTGCTGTTCCCTTTGCTTGCATCCTGGAGAGATTGTCAGGTTGATCAAAGGCTAAAGGAAGACCCACAATAGGCACCCCATGGTAGATGGCTTCCTGAAGTCCATTGGTGCCCCCGTGTGCCACAAATACCTTAGTTTTTGGATGTCCAAGTAAGTCATTCTGAGGAAACCAGTCCACAATCAAAGTATTATTACCAAGGGTGGCAGGCCGTGGTCCTGTGTGCCTCCAGATAACTTTTTGGGGAAGCTGGGCAAAAGCTGCAGCAATCTCATCATTTAATTCACTTAAAAGCTCACCAAAAACAGTTCCCAAAGACATGATGATGACTCCATGCTCTCCAGAGCTCTGCACAAATTCCTCAAGATCAGCTGGAAGTGGCTTTGCAGGTTTGCACTGGAAGCCGCCCATATAGATGATATTTGGCATTGTGGGTCGTGGAAACTCAAAAGTGAAGTCATTTCGCATTAGCCAGATATCTGCGTTCTGTAGTAGAGAGAAGAAATCAACATCTGGACCAAAATATTTCTTGGTGAACTGTTTGTAAGGATAACCAAAGTACTTTGCATTTTTATGAAGAGTCATTATATGTATCACCACATTCATGACTCTTTGAAGGAAAGTCATCCTGTCAGTATATTTTAACCCTGTAACAGGCACATAAGAGAGGGGAGATGGAGCTATATCAAAATGTGCTTCACCAAACATGGTCCAGCGGACATTTAACACAAGCGGGAGTCCAAGACGATGTGCCACTAACACTCCACCTCCAAAAGCAGGATCAGCAAGAACAAGATCATATTTGGCATCCTCTAGTGAATTCATCAATGTCTCGTTATTAAACATTTTGGCTGTCATATCGCATATTTCCTCATGAATTTCTGCAAACCTGCCATACATCTCATCAGCAAGTGTCATTTCATTCCAAAATGTTCTTCCTTGTCTTTGGATCTTCAGTAAACGAGGGAGAAATTTCAACATGAAATCATCATCAAATTTGCCAGTATCCACAGTAATGGAGGTGTAGTAAGGAGACTGCTCTTCAATGTACCAACTACTAGATCCTCGGATCACTGTAAAACTGTGACCTTTTGAATGCAACTCCAAAATAAGGATCTTCATATTAACCCAGTGACTTCCATCCACAGGAACAACCAAAATGTTGCCTCCGTAAGATCCTGACAGAGCAGATAACAGGCCAAACAATATAAATAGACTGGCCTGATGCATCTTCATTGTcaacctttaataaaaaaaagaatataatCTAAATTAATATGTTACAAAGTAAATGAGATTTAATAAATTACAGCAGTAAATCCACatttcccagcaagcaattgcAGTATTTTCATTGTCTAGGTTAACTAGACTTGATAAAGTCTGACCCACTTCTAGCAAAAACacacttgaatttggttacatttttgaaatgggagattccatcatgtaagcaaagtcaacttTTTGGTTATGGTTAATTTTGATTGatgtctgggctgtgtttggaaCATATGAAAGCATATTTGCTTGCTGGGTATTGTTTTGAAATATCATGGTTTTTGTTGCATCTATAATCCATTTTCAGGctataatttgtaaaaaaacaaaaagctaaagCAAAACTGGAAAAGTAAAGTTTTTCACATATTGATCATGAATGCAAAGGTGATATTAGTTGAAGAGGAGAACTTTGTAATACTGTCACTCATGGTTGTTAATAGCTTGTTGTATAATAAGACTTCAGTTTtatacaatcaaaacaaaataaaataaaaacatgagtGAGTAAGTAACAGAAAACATcctaaaaaatacatttaatcatGCATTGGATGAAACATTATTTAATAGATGTAACCAAAAGATTTTTCCAAATAATTATAGATAGACAAATACATGCTATAATAATCGGAAAAGAAACAAAAGAAACAAGGCTGCTTTTTCTTAAGTATGCATATCACTcaaatttctttttctttctgatTAAAACTAGACAAAAGTGTCTAATTATATAAACAgtcaaaaatacaaatgtaaaaaGTGTGACAAATAAAGTCAAAATAACATCTATTGAGTGGTAAGCAATCCAGGACATACTGAAAGATTGTGTTCGTAAATGAGGCGCTCCTCCATTTCTCATGACAAATTCAATCCAGAAGACGGCACGATCAAGAGGTTTCATTGGCTGATCACGGTGAAGTCTGGACAGTCTCTGCATGTTTTCTCTGTAAGATGAATTATACAAGACCTCCTTTAACGCATCTAGACATACAGTCCTGTCCAGGGTTGCAAAATCTAGAACCTTTGCTGTTCCCCTTGCTTGCATTCTGAACAGATTGTCATGTTGATCGAATATTAAAGGAAGACCCACAATAGGCACCCCATGGTAGATGGCCTCTTGAATTCCATTGGTGCCTCCATGTGCCACAAATACTTTAGTCTTGGGATGTCCAAGCAGGTCATTTTGAGGGAGCCAATCCACAAGTAATGTGTTGTTACCAAGAGTTGCAGGTTGTGGCCCTGTGTATCTCCATATAACTTTTTGAGGAAGTTGAGAAAAAGCCACAGCGATCTCATTGGTGACGTCCTGTGGAAGATGAGCAATAAGGGTTCCCAAAGACATGATGATGACTCCATGCTCTCCAGAGCTCTGCACAAATTCCTCAAGATCAGCTGGAAGTGGCTTAGCAGGTTTGCACTGGAAGCCGCCCATATAGATGATATTTGGCATTGTAGGTCTTGGAAATTCAAAAGTGAAGTCGTTTCTCATGAGCCAGATATCTGCATTCTgtagtaaagagaagaaatcaACACCTGGACCGAAATATTTCTTGGTAAACTCTTCGTAAGGATAAGCAAAGTATTTAGAATTTTTATAAAGAACAATTATATATGTCACCACATTCATGACTCTTTGAAGGAAAGTCATTTTGTCTGTAAGTTGAAACTCTGTAACAGGTACATAAGAGAGGGGAGATGGAGCTATATCAAAATGTGCTTCACCGTACGTGGTCCAACGGACATTTAACACAAGCGGGAGTCCAAGACGATGTGCCACTAACACTCCACCTCCAATGCAGGATCAGTAAGAACAAGATCATATTTGGCATCCTCTAGTGAATTCATCAATGTCTTGTTATTAAACATTTTGGCTGTCATATCGCATATTGTCTGGTGCATTTCTAATAACCTGCCATACATCTCATCAACAAGTGTCATTTCATTCCAAAATGTTCTTTCTTGTCTTTGGATCTTCAGTAAACGAGGAATAAACTTTAACATGAAATCATCATCAAATTTGCCAATATCCACAGTAATGGAGTTGTAGTAAGGAGACTGCTCTTCAATATACCAACTATCAGATCCTCGGATCACTGTAAAACTATGACCTTTTGAATGCAACTCCACAATGAGGACCTTCATATTGATCCAGTGGCTTCCACCAGCAGGAAAAACCAAA
The DNA window shown above is from Paramisgurnus dabryanus chromosome 23, PD_genome_1.1, whole genome shotgun sequence and carries:
- the LOC135781482 gene encoding UDP-glucuronosyltransferase 2A2-like, which produces MKMHQASLFILFGLLSALSGSYGGNILVVPVDGSHWVNMKILILELHSKGHSFTVIRGSSSWYIEEQSPYYTSITVDTGKFDDDFMLKFLPRLLKIQRQGRTFWNEMTLADEMYGRFAEIHEEICDMTAKMFNNETLMNSLEDAKYDLVLADPAFGGGVLVAHRLGLPLVLNVRWTMFGEAHFDIAPSPLSYVPVTGLKYTDRMTFLQRVMNVVIHIMTLHKNAKYFGYPYKQFTKKYFGPDVDFFSLLQNADIWLMRNDFTFEFPRPTMPNIIYMGGFQCKPAKPLPADLEEFVQSSGEHGVIIMSLGTVFGELLSELNDEIAAAFAQLPQKVIWRHTGPRPATLGNNTLIVDWFPQNDLLGHPKTKVFVAHGGTNGLQEAIYHGVPIVGLPLAFDQPDNLSRMQAKGTAKVVDISTVDRTVFLDALKEVLFNSSYRESMQRLSRLHHDQPMKPLDRAVFWIEFVMRNGGAPHLRSQSFRMSWIAYHSIDVIFTLMVAIFMFLFVTVYIIRYFCLILLKKKVKRE